The Thermococcus sp. 4557 genomic sequence TCACTTCACGTAGTCAGGGAACATCTCCGTTTCCTCGGAATAGACGAGGATTTTTCAGGCGTCAGCGTCATAAAAACGGGCGGGGTCAAGAGCATCGGAAACGTCGTGGCGAGGATAGGCATAGAGAGCGACGCCGCCAGGTATCTGAACCAGCACAGGGAGGCCCTCAAAGAAGCGGCCCCCGGCGAGAGGTACATACACATAACCCTCGGCATAGAGAGACTGTTCGCATTCTTTGAGAGCAAACGCGAGTTCTACATGATGACCGGGGCCATAAAGGAGCGGCTTGGGGACGAGAGCCACGTCTCGTTCTACATACTGAATAAAAGCGTGGTTTCCGCCCTCAGAACCAACCCGATACCGGAGCTGGAGGAGATAGCCACAACCGTCGTAAGAATTCGGCTGCGGAACAAGCGGCACGCCCTCGTCTTCGCCAAGGGGCCCACCCTTCGGATAGTCGACGGCGACATGATAGCGTACCTGGATGGGAGTGCAAGGTGAGAGCATGGGAATACTGGACCGGCTGTTCGGCAGGGGCAGAAACGGGGGAGACGTTCAAATAGTATCCCGAAAGCCCGCGGGCAGGTTCCAGGTGGTTGGGGTAACCTACGTCCTCGGAAAACAGGTTCTGGGCGGTGTTGTGCTTGAGGGAGTCATATACCCAGGCTACAAGCTCAAGGGTGGGGGAATAGCGCTCGTGAGGGAGATACACATCCGGAACAGGAAGGTGGATTTCGTTGTGGAGCACGATGAAGCGGCCCTGATCCTCGAGGGAACGCTAAAGGTCAAAGAGGGCGAGGTCATAGAAGTTTACCAATCGTGAGGTGATGGTATGATAATCTGGGACGACCACTTCCACGTTGACCCCTACAAGGGACTCTTTCTTGAGGCCGTGAGGCAGTTCCACCGCGCTGGAGGGACACACCTGGTTGTTGTCTACAAAACCGCCCACGACTACGGCTTCCCGGGACTGAATGCGGAGGACTTCATGAAGGCGATGGACTTCCACATCGAACTGGTTGAGAAAATAAACAAGGAGACGCCCGTTAGGGCCTACGCCGTCGTCGGTGTGCATCCGGCGGAGTTCGTTTACCTCGCGGAGCAGAAGGGCCTTGAATACGCCAGAAACGAAGTCATGAAAGCCCTCGAATACGCCCAGAGGCTCTGCCTTGAGGGAAAGGCCATAGCCATAGGCGAGATAGGCAGACCGCACTACGAAGTTCCGCCGGAAAACTGGGATGCGAGCATCGAGCTGATGAAGTACGGGATGAGCTTAGCGAAGGAAGCCGACTGCGCGGTTCAGCTCCACACCGAGAGCTTCGACGAGGCCAAGTTCAGGGAGCTTGGGAGATACGTGAGGGAAGTCGGGATAAAGCCGTACAAGGTCGTCAAACACTTCTCGCCGCCGCTCGTTAATGTGGCGGAGGAGGTTGGGGTCTTCCCGAGCATCATCGCGAGCAAGAAGAACATCAAGGCGGCGATAGAGCAGGGAAACAGGTTCATGATGGAGACGGACTACATAGACGACAAGCGCCGTCCGGGGGCAGTCCTTGGACCAAAGACAGTACCGAAGAGGACGAAGGCCTTTCTCCAGAACGGCCTCTTCACTGAGGAGGACGTCTACAAGATTCACGTCGAGAACCCGGAGAAGGTCTATGAGGTAGAGGTGGAGGGGGATTAAACCCCCGCCCTCTTCACCACCCTCACAGTCCCGGGCCCTCCGATTTCTCCCTCCACCTCAAAGACCCTGCCGAGGAACTGCTCCACAACCCAGACGTTTGTGATGAGG encodes the following:
- the pbp11 gene encoding tRNA-binding protein Pbp11, which encodes MGILDRLFGRGRNGGDVQIVSRKPAGRFQVVGVTYVLGKQVLGGVVLEGVIYPGYKLKGGGIALVREIHIRNRKVDFVVEHDEAALILEGTLKVKEGEVIEVYQS
- a CDS encoding DUF257 family protein, translating into MLSTERVYEYLDSVFFGDVILVENESPYGTALMTHLIAEYGRKRGVPVYVDDILDSLHVVREHLRFLGIDEDFSGVSVIKTGGVKSIGNVVARIGIESDAARYLNQHREALKEAAPGERYIHITLGIERLFAFFESKREFYMMTGAIKERLGDESHVSFYILNKSVVSALRTNPIPELEEIATTVVRIRLRNKRHALVFAKGPTLRIVDGDMIAYLDGSAR
- a CDS encoding TatD family hydrolase, with protein sequence MIIWDDHFHVDPYKGLFLEAVRQFHRAGGTHLVVVYKTAHDYGFPGLNAEDFMKAMDFHIELVEKINKETPVRAYAVVGVHPAEFVYLAEQKGLEYARNEVMKALEYAQRLCLEGKAIAIGEIGRPHYEVPPENWDASIELMKYGMSLAKEADCAVQLHTESFDEAKFRELGRYVREVGIKPYKVVKHFSPPLVNVAEEVGVFPSIIASKKNIKAAIEQGNRFMMETDYIDDKRRPGAVLGPKTVPKRTKAFLQNGLFTEEDVYKIHVENPEKVYEVEVEGD